A DNA window from Roseovarius sp. Pro17 contains the following coding sequences:
- the gloB gene encoding hydroxyacylglutathione hydrolase — protein MSFEIVTIPCLTDNYAFLAHDAASGATLCVDVPETEPIIDALAQKGWTLTHVLLTHHHADHSQGLADLLAVHPAKVIGAKADAHRLPSLDATVEEGDSIIIGDQIGEVIDVSGHTIGHIAVHFPASHAVFTADSLMALGCGRLFEGTPAQMWTSLSKLMGLPPETIVYSGHEYASANAKFALTVDPGNSALISRSDAINAARNQGRATVPSTLADELATNPFLRAADPAIRAHLGMQDASDAAVFAEIRARKDRF, from the coding sequence ATGTCATTCGAGATCGTAACCATACCCTGTTTGACCGACAATTACGCGTTTCTCGCGCATGACGCGGCCAGCGGCGCGACCCTTTGCGTCGATGTGCCCGAGACAGAACCGATCATCGACGCGCTGGCACAAAAGGGTTGGACGCTCACTCATGTGTTGCTGACGCACCACCATGCAGACCACTCGCAAGGGCTGGCCGACCTGCTGGCCGTTCACCCCGCAAAGGTCATCGGCGCGAAAGCAGACGCACACCGCCTGCCATCGCTGGATGCCACCGTAGAAGAGGGCGACAGCATCATCATTGGCGACCAGATCGGTGAGGTGATCGACGTCAGCGGACATACAATCGGCCACATCGCCGTGCATTTCCCGGCCAGTCACGCAGTCTTTACGGCCGACAGCCTGATGGCGCTGGGGTGTGGGCGCCTGTTCGAGGGCACGCCAGCGCAGATGTGGACATCACTTAGCAAACTCATGGGCTTGCCGCCCGAAACAATCGTCTATTCCGGCCACGAATACGCCAGCGCCAATGCGAAATTCGCGCTAACCGTTGACCCCGGCAATTCCGCGCTTATATCCCGTTCAGACGCAATCAACGCGGCCCGCAATCAGGGCCGCGCCACCGTTCCCTCAACGTTGGCCGATGAATTGGCCACCAATCCGTTCCTGCGCGCCGCAGATCCCGCCATCAGGGCACATCTGGGTATGCAGGACGCATCCGACGCCGCAGTCTTTGCCGAAATCCGTGCGCGCAAGGACCGCTTTTGA
- the clpA gene encoding ATP-dependent Clp protease ATP-binding subunit ClpA, with the protein MPSFSTTLEQAIHAALALANARQHEFATLEHLLLALVDEPDANRVLNACNVETEELRTTLVEFIDDELSNLVTDIEGSEAVPTAAFQRVIQRAAIHVQSSGRTEVTGANVLVAIFAERESNAAYFLQEQDMTRYDAVNYIAHGVAKDPAFGEARPVQGAEEDTQSVGQEPGAVEPGESALAKYCVDLNEKSRTGDVDPLIGRADEVERCIQVLCRRRKNNPLLVGDPGVGKTAIAEGLAFKIVQGQTPEILSKTTIFSLDMGALLAGTRYRGDFEERLKAVVTELENHPDAVLFIDEIHTVIGAGATSGGAMDASNLLKPALQGGKLRCMGSTTYKEFRQHFEKDRALARRFQKIDVAEPSVEDTVKILKGLKPYFEEHHSVKYTNDAIKTAVDLASRYINDRKLPDKAIDVIDEAGAAQHLVIASKRRKSIGVKEIEAVVAKIARIPPKSVSKDDAAVLRDLEKSLKRVVFGQDAAIDALSSAIKLARAGLREPEKPIGNYLFAGPTGVGKTEVAKQLADTLGVELIRFDMSEYMEKHAISRLIGAPPGYVGFDQGGLLTDGVDQHPHCVLLLDEIEKAHPDVFNILLQVMDHGTLTDHNGRAVDFRNVVLIMTSNAGASELAKSAIGFGRDRRDGEDIAAIERAFTPEFRNRLDAVISFGALPKEVIMQVVEKFVLQLEAQLMDRNVTIELTEPAAEWLANKGYDDKMGARPLARVIQEYIKKPLAEELLFGKLTKGGVVKVGVKDGKIDLQISGPDAPRLSGGKPPLLTAG; encoded by the coding sequence GTGCCCTCATTCTCGACCACACTGGAACAGGCAATTCACGCCGCTTTGGCGCTGGCAAACGCACGCCAGCACGAATTCGCCACACTCGAACATCTGCTCCTCGCCCTCGTGGACGAGCCTGACGCGAACCGCGTGCTGAACGCGTGCAATGTCGAAACCGAGGAGTTGCGCACAACTCTCGTTGAGTTCATCGACGATGAGCTCTCGAACCTCGTCACCGACATCGAAGGCTCCGAGGCGGTTCCGACCGCCGCGTTCCAGCGCGTGATCCAGCGCGCCGCGATCCATGTGCAATCGTCGGGACGCACCGAAGTGACCGGCGCCAACGTGCTGGTCGCCATCTTTGCCGAGCGCGAGAGTAACGCCGCCTATTTCCTGCAAGAGCAGGACATGACGCGCTACGACGCGGTCAATTACATCGCTCATGGTGTGGCCAAGGATCCCGCCTTTGGCGAGGCGCGCCCTGTTCAGGGTGCCGAGGAAGACACCCAAAGCGTCGGTCAGGAACCGGGCGCGGTCGAGCCGGGTGAATCCGCTCTGGCCAAATATTGCGTCGACCTGAACGAGAAATCGCGCACCGGCGATGTCGATCCGCTGATCGGGCGCGCCGACGAGGTCGAGCGTTGCATCCAGGTGCTGTGCCGCCGTCGCAAGAACAACCCACTGCTCGTGGGCGATCCCGGCGTTGGCAAGACCGCCATCGCCGAAGGACTGGCGTTCAAGATCGTGCAGGGTCAGACCCCCGAGATCCTGTCGAAAACGACGATCTTCTCGCTCGACATGGGCGCGTTGCTGGCCGGAACACGCTATCGCGGCGATTTTGAAGAGCGCCTGAAGGCCGTCGTGACCGAACTGGAAAACCACCCCGACGCGGTTCTCTTTATCGACGAAATCCATACCGTGATCGGCGCCGGGGCCACCTCGGGCGGGGCGATGGATGCATCAAACCTGCTGAAGCCCGCACTTCAGGGCGGCAAACTGCGCTGCATGGGTAGCACCACTTACAAAGAGTTCCGCCAGCATTTCGAAAAGGACCGCGCGCTGGCCCGCCGGTTCCAGAAAATCGACGTGGCCGAGCCGTCGGTCGAGGATACGGTCAAGATCCTCAAGGGCCTCAAGCCTTACTTCGAGGAGCATCACAGCGTCAAATACACCAACGACGCGATCAAAACCGCCGTCGATCTGGCCTCGCGTTATATTAACGACCGCAAGCTGCCGGACAAGGCCATCGACGTAATCGACGAGGCGGGTGCGGCCCAGCATCTGGTCATCGCCTCTAAGCGCCGCAAGAGCATCGGCGTCAAGGAAATCGAGGCCGTCGTGGCCAAGATCGCCCGTATCCCACCCAAGAGCGTATCCAAGGATGACGCGGCGGTGCTGCGCGATCTGGAAAAATCGCTCAAGCGGGTGGTGTTCGGTCAGGATGCCGCCATCGACGCGCTGAGTTCCGCGATCAAGCTGGCCCGCGCAGGTCTGCGCGAACCTGAAAAACCGATCGGCAACTACCTCTTTGCCGGCCCCACTGGCGTGGGCAAAACCGAGGTGGCAAAACAGCTGGCCGACACATTGGGCGTCGAGCTGATCCGCTTTGACATGTCCGAGTACATGGAGAAACATGCGATCTCCCGCCTCATCGGCGCACCTCCGGGTTATGTCGGCTTTGATCAGGGCGGGCTGCTCACCGACGGCGTCGATCAGCATCCCCACTGCGTATTGCTGCTGGATGAGATTGAAAAGGCGCACCCTGATGTGTTCAACATCCTGCTTCAGGTGATGGACCACGGCACGTTGACCGATCACAATGGTCGCGCGGTCGATTTCCGCAACGTGGTGCTGATCATGACCTCAAACGCGGGTGCATCCGAACTGGCGAAATCTGCCATCGGCTTTGGCCGCGACCGCCGCGATGGAGAGGATATCGCAGCCATCGAGCGGGCGTTCACGCCCGAATTCCGCAACCGCCTCGATGCCGTCATTTCTTTCGGCGCGCTGCCCAAGGAGGTGATCATGCAGGTGGTTGAGAAGTTCGTGCTGCAGTTGGAAGCGCAGTTGATGGACCGCAATGTCACCATCGAACTGACGGAGCCTGCCGCCGAATGGCTGGCCAACAAGGGCTACGACGACAAGATGGGCGCGCGCCCGCTCGCCCGCGTCATTCAGGAGTATATCAAGAAGCCGCTGGCCGAAGAGCTTCTCTTTGGCAAGCTGACCAAGGGCGGCGTCGTCAAGGTGGGCGTCAAGGACGGCAAGATCGACTTGCAGATATCGGGCCCTGATGCACCTCGTCTGAGTGGCGGCAAACCACCGCTACTGACGGCTGGCTGA
- a CDS encoding class I SAM-dependent methyltransferase — protein MHLDVQELRNFYYRSTLGRAVQKTVRNEIAEAWPEAKGQTVVGFGFAVPFLRPYLADARRVIALMPGPQGVIAWPQKMPNISVLCEETKWPLETGYVDKLLVMHGLEASERPAALLNECWRVLGPGGSALFVVPNRAGLWSRSDRTPFGSGRPYSQTQLEALLKSHSFLPERHMTTLYQPPSTRRFWRQTAGMWERLGGNLSMIASGGVLIVEATKRIQAPRGPGLRNAVRKPLEALSPTPKPVAGQA, from the coding sequence ATGCATCTCGATGTGCAGGAGTTACGGAATTTCTACTATCGCAGCACGCTGGGCCGGGCTGTGCAAAAAACCGTGCGCAATGAGATCGCTGAGGCTTGGCCAGAAGCCAAGGGGCAGACGGTGGTCGGCTTCGGCTTTGCCGTGCCATTCCTGCGTCCCTATCTGGCGGACGCGCGGCGCGTCATCGCCCTGATGCCGGGGCCTCAGGGGGTCATCGCGTGGCCGCAGAAAATGCCGAACATCTCGGTTCTGTGCGAGGAAACCAAATGGCCGCTGGAAACCGGCTATGTCGACAAATTGCTGGTCATGCACGGTCTGGAGGCAAGCGAACGGCCCGCCGCGCTGCTGAATGAATGCTGGCGAGTGCTGGGGCCGGGGGGATCGGCGCTGTTCGTCGTGCCGAACCGCGCGGGGCTGTGGTCGCGCAGCGATCGCACGCCTTTCGGGTCGGGGCGGCCCTATTCGCAGACCCAGCTTGAGGCGCTGCTGAAATCGCACAGCTTCCTGCCCGAGCGCCATATGACCACGCTCTATCAGCCGCCCAGCACACGGCGTTTCTGGCGCCAGACCGCCGGCATGTGGGAGCGTTTGGGAGGCAACCTGTCGATGATCGCCTCGGGCGGCGTGCTGATTGTCGAGGCAACCAAGCGCATTCAGGCGCCGCGCGGACCGGGCCTGCGCAACGCGGTGCGCAAGCCGCTGGAGGCGCTTAGCCCCACGCCCAAACCTGTGGCGGGTCAAGCATAG